In a genomic window of Scomber japonicus isolate fScoJap1 chromosome 17, fScoJap1.pri, whole genome shotgun sequence:
- the LOC128377456 gene encoding kelch repeat and BTB domain-containing protein 11-like: protein MESREAAESLTSSGDRCSQLGSAAADMSPQISAENCFQLLTKAKREGEAGVRERVYDYMSAHYLQVLRAPGVYGRLTAGERELILARRMEGRKVLAVAESSEVSDRREDTDREDSDQKGEDTNRDDTNHRREDTNREDTSRDDINRDDTNHRRVFYLHPDSRRWEVLTTLPEEVPTKGSSMCTMYNYLFVAGGLRGDRVSDRVFCFNPVTGAWTQTRRLTQPRCQLQLVSMDGHLYAIGGECLFTVERYDPRTDRWAPVAPLPKGSFAVAHEATSCGGELFVSGGSLFYRLLRYDSRRDEWEECPFNESRRRSTDMVAHRSLVYRFDVDRERAGVSVYKYNTVVKVWHGGACYPLHNPLPFRCAVLGDRIYCVNRNQTLQFEVREEREGFLPEVLPSPTETRGALVPFVLSLNRDQ, encoded by the coding sequence ATGGAGTCCAGAGAAGCCGCAGAGTCACTGACATCCTCCGGGGATCGGTGTTCACAGCTCGGCTCAGCAGCTGCAGATATGTCGCCGCAGATCAGCGCAGAAAACTGTTTCCAGCTGCTCACAAAAGCCAAGAGAGAAGGCGAGGCGGGCGTGAGGGAGCGCGTGTACGACTACATGAGCGCGCACTACCTGCAGGTGCTGCGGGCTCCCGGTGTGTACGGTAGACTGACCGCTGGGGAGAGGGAGCTCATCCTGGCCcggaggatggaggggaggaaggtgcTGGCAGTGGCCGAGAGCAGTGAGGTGTCTGACCGGCGGGAGGACACCGACCGGGAGGACAGCGACCAGAAAGGGGAGGACACCAACCGGGATGACACGAACCACCGGCGGGAGGACACCAACCGGGAGGACACCAGCCGGGATGACATCAACCGGGATGACACCAACCACCGGCGGGTGTTCTACCTCCACCCGGACAGCCGGCGGTGGGAGGTGCTGACCACCCTACCGGAGGAAGTCCCCACTAAAGGCTCCAGCATGTGCACCATGTACAACTACCTGTTCGTGGCGGGGGGGCTGCGGGGGGACCGGGTGTCTGACCGGGTGTTCTGCTTCAATCCGGTAACCGGAGCCTGGACTCAGACCCGCCGGCTGACCCAGCCCCGGTGCCAGCTGCAGCTCGTGTCTATGGACGGTCACCTGTACGCCATCGGGGGGGAGTGTCTGTTCACGGTGGAGAGGTACGACCCGCGCACGGACAGGTGGGCTCCGGTGGCCCCGCTGCCTAAAGGCTCGTTCGCTGTTGCGCACGAGGCGACGTCATGTGGCGGGGAGCTGTTCGTGTCCGGTGGTTCGCTCTTCTACCGGCTGCTCCGCTACGACTCCCGCCGGGATGAGTGGGAGGAGTGTCCGTTTAACGAGAGCCGGCGGCGGTCCACCGACATGGTGGCGCACCGCAGCCTCGTGTACCGGTTCGACGTGGACCGGGAGCGCGCGGGGGTGAGTGTGTACAAATACAACACGGTGGTGAAGGTGTGGCACGGTGGCGCGTGCTACCCGCTCCACAACCCTCTGCCGTTCCGGTGCGCGGTGCTCGGGGACCGGATCTACTGCGTCAACCGGAACCAGACGCTGCAGTTTGAGGTCCGGGAGGAGCGCGAGGGCTTCCTACCGGAGGTCCTGCCCTCCCCTACCGAGACCAGAGGAGCCCTGGTACCGTTCGTCCTCTCTCTGAACCGGGACCAGTGA
- the ccr6a gene encoding C-C chemokine receptor type 6a yields MNSTDQEAYYYDGYDYGNDTEIFEPCSNQNNQSVQKVIGPYVHSIICILGFIGNSLVIVTYACYKKAKSMTDVYLLNVAIADLLFVVALPLIVYNELTSWSMGPIACKLLRGSYSVNLYSGMLLLACISTDRYIAIVQARRSFRLRSLPYSRVICTVVWTIALLLSLPTFYYYNWYEPGHTSGIFINETELNITHHVEYVCEFRFPDPQTALRTKIAVPSIQLAIGFFLPLLIMIFCYSCIIGTLLRARNFQRHKAVRVVLVVVAVFIVCHLPYNAVLLYDTTNMFKEQSCEEADALQVATTVTQTIAYLHCCLNPVLYAFVGVKFRNHFRRIVQDLWCLGKKYIAPRRFSRVTSEMYVSRRSVDGSSDKGSSFTM; encoded by the coding sequence atgaATTCGACAGACCAGGAAGCTTACTATTACGATGGCTACGATTATGGTAACGACACTGAGATATTTGAACCTTGTTCTAACCAGAACAACCAAAGTGTGCAGAAGGTGATCGGTCCGTATGTCCACTCCATCATCTGCATCCTGGGCTTCATAGGTAACAGTCTGGTGATCGTCACCTACGCCTGCTACAAGAAGGCCAAGTCCATGACCGACGTCTACCTGCTCAACGTCGCCATCGCCGACCTGCTGTTCGTCGTGGCGCTGCCTCTCATCGTCTACAACGAGCTGACGTCGTGGTCGATGGGGCCGATCGCCTGCAAGCTGCTGCGCGGCAGCTACAGCGTGAACCTGTACAGCGGCATGCTGCTGCTCGCCTGCATCAGCACCGACCGCTACATCGCCATCGTCCAGGCTCGACGCAGCTTCCGGCTTCGCTCGCTGCCCTACAGCCGCGTCATCTGCACCGTCGTCTGGACCATTGCTCTGCTGCTGTCCCTCCCCACCTTCTACTACTACAACTGGTACGAGCCGGGGCACACCAGCGGCATATTCATAAACGAGACGGAGCTGAATATTACTCACCATGTCGAGTACGTCTGCGAGTTCCGGTTTCCGGACCCCCAAACGGCCTTGAGGACGAAGATAGCCGTCCCCAGCATCCAGCTGGCCATCGGCTTCTTCCTGCCTCTGCTCATCATGATCTTCTGCTACAGCTGCATCATCGGCACCCTGCTGAGAGCCAGAAACTTCCAGCGGCACAAGGCGGTGCGGGTGGTGCTGGTCGTGGTGGCGGTGTTCATCGTCTGCCACCTGCCTTACAACGCAGTGCTGCTCTACGACACCACCAACATGTTCAAGGAGCAGTCGTGTGAGGAAGCGGACGCCTTGCAGGTGGCCACCACGGTGACGCAGACCATCGCCTACCTGCACTGCTGCCTGAACCCGGTGCTGTACGCCTTCGTCGGGGTGAAGTTCAGGAACCACTTCAGGAGGATCGTCCAGGACCTGTGGTGTCTGGGTAAGAAGTACATCGCCCCGCGCCGCTTCTCCAGGGTCACCTCTGAGATGTACGTGTCCCGCCGCTCGGTGGACGGATCCAGCGATAAAGGCTCGTCGTTCACCATGTGA